From Granulicella sp. WH15, the proteins below share one genomic window:
- a CDS encoding peptidase dimerization domain-containing protein: protein MKSIRFARAACLATFVLACSSALAQETPTEVLAAKKVLADRAELEKSLNLPTLVKQVTAPNPARDKVVARAKELMDTELIAMGDDITRHPEIGFKETRTVKIETEWLARHGFKITMPVAGLDTAFTARFDGPVKGPVMGVVLEYDALRGTDGPFHGDQHSTQGPIGMAVAVAMAEYLTASKTPGSIVAYGTPAEEMMPVVKTIMYKAGVFDGADVVVRSHAVGATTRSAPGFGTCCLNIDGVHYIYSGAPAHQMTSWAGRNALEAVIHLFENVDSMRSTIRPEARIQGVITEGGTAPNVVPDRAVANFYIRYPDAVYLAQVREMMDNAAKAAALSTGTKLKIVDDGSDRDGISIATLDEVAFTYEKKYGGTNVQEEPAKPAGWEETGSVSTQIPGVGFAVQTSTYPNHTYEMLKDTTEEIGHHGFIVDAQAMTALLFDFATQPAYREIVKKEFKAIQDEFAAYTDALKKAYPLPNVPDPK, encoded by the coding sequence ATGAAAAGCATTCGATTTGCCCGCGCCGCCTGTCTTGCCACTTTTGTTCTCGCCTGTTCGTCCGCTCTCGCGCAGGAGACGCCCACCGAGGTCCTCGCCGCCAAGAAGGTGCTGGCGGACCGGGCCGAGCTTGAGAAGTCCCTGAACCTGCCTACGCTGGTGAAGCAGGTGACGGCTCCCAATCCGGCTCGCGACAAGGTCGTCGCGCGGGCCAAGGAGCTGATGGACACCGAGCTGATCGCAATGGGCGACGACATCACGCGGCATCCTGAGATCGGCTTCAAAGAGACCCGCACGGTAAAGATCGAGACCGAGTGGCTGGCCAGGCACGGCTTCAAGATCACGATGCCGGTGGCGGGGCTGGACACTGCGTTTACCGCGCGCTTCGACGGCCCGGTGAAGGGTCCGGTGATGGGCGTGGTTCTGGAGTACGACGCGCTGCGCGGCACGGACGGGCCGTTCCACGGCGACCAGCACAGCACGCAAGGCCCCATCGGCATGGCGGTTGCAGTGGCGATGGCCGAGTACCTGACGGCTTCGAAGACGCCGGGCAGCATCGTGGCCTACGGCACTCCGGCGGAGGAGATGATGCCGGTGGTGAAGACCATCATGTACAAGGCCGGTGTGTTTGACGGGGCGGACGTGGTGGTACGCAGCCACGCGGTGGGCGCGACCACGCGCTCGGCTCCGGGCTTTGGAACCTGCTGCCTGAACATTGACGGCGTCCACTACATCTACAGCGGCGCACCCGCGCACCAGATGACCTCGTGGGCGGGCCGCAACGCGCTCGAGGCTGTGATTCACCTCTTCGAGAACGTGGACAGCATGAGAAGCACGATCCGCCCGGAGGCGCGGATTCAGGGCGTTATCACCGAAGGCGGTACGGCTCCGAATGTGGTGCCGGATCGGGCGGTGGCGAACTTCTACATCCGCTACCCGGACGCGGTGTACCTGGCGCAGGTGCGCGAGATGATGGACAACGCCGCCAAGGCCGCGGCGCTCTCGACGGGGACGAAGCTGAAGATCGTGGATGACGGCAGCGACCGTGACGGCATCTCGATCGCAACGCTGGATGAAGTGGCGTTCACGTACGAGAAGAAGTATGGCGGCACCAACGTGCAGGAAGAGCCTGCCAAGCCTGCGGGATGGGAGGAGACGGGCAGCGTCTCGACGCAGATTCCGGGCGTGGGCTTCGCGGTGCAGACCTCGACCTATCCGAACCACACCTACGAGATGCTGAAGGACACGACGGAGGAGATCGGCCATCATGGCTTCATCGTGGACGCCCAGGCGATGACCGCGCTGCTCTTCGACTTCGCGACCCAGCCCGCCTATCGGGAGATCGTGAAGAAGGAGTTCAAGGCGATTCAAGATGAGTTCGCGGCGTATACAGATGCTCTGAAGAAGGCGTATCCACTGCCGAACGTACCCGATCCCAAGTAA
- a CDS encoding EamA family transporter, whose product MSSPAKSRGLGFLACFAASSLWGSGFFFGKIALAEMGVGSMVFYRFFFATIALIPLLLTHRPGLNRREWGLLFGASFLGVPLQFLLQFYGLSLTTVSHAALMVGTMPVLLAVGAAVFAHERMDTIGWLALAASTTGAALIAVGGHSHQKGGASLSGDLLVVLSMAIALFWILGNRRLMQRHSAAVVTAYGTAVGMLMLCVIVPLFFGVPPVEHISAKAWGALIASGVLCTATTTLLWNWGMTQVPASQAGVLLNMEPLVGSVLGVVILKEHLGPSAWVGGAMILTAAFTLTLHSKTQVRSEIQITA is encoded by the coding sequence ATGTCTTCCCCTGCAAAAAGTCGCGGCCTGGGCTTCCTCGCCTGCTTCGCGGCCAGCAGCCTCTGGGGCAGCGGCTTCTTCTTCGGCAAGATCGCGCTGGCCGAGATGGGCGTCGGCTCCATGGTCTTCTACCGCTTCTTCTTCGCGACCATCGCGCTCATTCCGCTGTTGCTCACGCACCGGCCCGGCCTCAATCGCCGCGAGTGGGGCTTGCTCTTCGGAGCCTCCTTTCTCGGCGTGCCCTTGCAGTTTCTCCTCCAGTTCTACGGGCTTTCGCTCACCACCGTCAGCCACGCCGCGCTGATGGTCGGGACCATGCCCGTTCTGCTCGCCGTCGGCGCAGCCGTCTTCGCGCACGAGCGCATGGATACCATCGGCTGGCTCGCTTTGGCTGCTTCGACCACGGGCGCGGCTCTCATCGCCGTCGGCGGCCACTCGCATCAGAAGGGCGGTGCCTCCCTGAGCGGCGACCTGCTGGTCGTGCTCTCGATGGCCATCGCGTTGTTCTGGATCCTCGGCAACCGACGCCTGATGCAGCGCCACTCCGCCGCTGTGGTCACGGCCTACGGCACTGCCGTCGGGATGCTGATGCTCTGCGTTATCGTGCCGCTGTTCTTCGGGGTGCCTCCGGTGGAGCACATCTCCGCTAAGGCGTGGGGAGCGTTGATCGCCAGCGGCGTTCTTTGCACGGCCACCACCACGCTGCTATGGAACTGGGGTATGACGCAGGTTCCGGCGTCGCAGGCCGGTGTCCTGCTCAACATGGAGCCGCTGGTTGGCTCGGTCCTCGGCGTGGTGATCCTGAAGGAGCATCTCGGCCCCAGCGCGTGGGTCGGCGGAGCGATGATTCTTACCGCTGCTTTTACCTTGACGCTGCACTCGAAGACGCAGGTGCGGAGTGAGATTCAGATAACTGCTTAA
- a CDS encoding M14 family zinc carboxypeptidase codes for MGKKCLLPALLMLPFLALAARAQTTQPMDPDYAAKVKEWTTRPEFMSPLVDHLPKSTTVPSPKDVLGEYIGAPKHLTYYADILKYYRALEAKSPRVKVISIGKTEEGRESAIVFVGSEDSIKNLDKYKANLAKLADPRGLTDAQAHAIIADTKPIYTFMGGLHSAELGPPEMMMELAYRLVTEDTPIIKKIRDEVVVAIYPTADPDGRDRNIDWYYKYMIDRTDTNGSFEGGVPYWGKYFKHDDNRDINFAGEANQNLLKWYLEWHPPIIHELHESIWFMYTYSGNAPQNTFFDPILWAELPWFANFEMAQMTKYGMPGVWTHGFMDGWSPGYVGIMASNHNGMMKMYEIMGNAGATTMHRYLTAPNPAVKGGRDAGGDTSKREWFRPTPTYRDLMWSMRNNTNYSETGVLSALQMTSAFPQVVLENFYTKSRNSIEAGQKDGPYAYVMPGDQTDMTKVAWVVNILRLQGIEVGRAKSEIKLKDATYPAGSIVVKLNQPYGRLARTLLSKQVDPDPTLTTYDDSAWTMGLMSHTTVKEIADKAVLDAGVEPVSGTMAPVGKIDKGAGAAAYAVVDHGSPNMVTLRFELKDVKMRVAEAGFDSAGVKVPAGSFIVPAEAYDKLKAAAGPLGLDAVALTAEPKVAMHEAGMPRVAMFSTWGGTQNVGWVRYTFDQYKVPYDLIFKEQVDKGGLRDKYDLIVIPDQVRTAKALVDDIPKGKTPFAYVKSDKFKFLGAYGESEDITGGMGAAGVVELQKFVDKGGVLVTLGNSSSFPTEYGIVPRIDAGTTTPKFYAPGPIVEAEILKPNDPIFYGYTAKTIPVRWANGPLLRLEPEMDKSDVLMRFPGGDKAVLSGLMNGADEIKGRAAVVKTAVGEGEVVMFTTNPVWRWQNIGEFRMMFNTILNYKNLATP; via the coding sequence ATGGGTAAGAAGTGTTTGTTGCCAGCGTTGCTGATGTTGCCGTTCCTAGCTCTCGCCGCCCGTGCGCAGACGACGCAGCCGATGGACCCCGACTACGCGGCTAAGGTGAAGGAGTGGACGACGCGTCCCGAGTTCATGAGCCCGCTGGTGGACCACCTGCCGAAGTCGACGACGGTGCCTTCGCCGAAGGACGTGCTGGGCGAGTACATCGGCGCGCCCAAGCACCTCACCTACTATGCGGACATCCTGAAGTACTACCGCGCGCTCGAAGCCAAGTCGCCGCGAGTGAAGGTCATCAGCATCGGCAAGACCGAGGAGGGCCGCGAGTCGGCCATCGTCTTCGTGGGGTCTGAGGACTCAATCAAGAACCTCGACAAGTACAAGGCCAACTTAGCCAAGCTGGCCGATCCACGCGGGCTTACCGACGCGCAGGCACACGCGATCATCGCCGACACCAAGCCTATCTACACCTTCATGGGCGGGCTGCACAGCGCCGAGCTGGGGCCGCCCGAGATGATGATGGAGCTGGCCTATCGGCTGGTCACCGAGGACACGCCCATCATCAAGAAGATCCGCGATGAGGTTGTCGTGGCCATCTATCCCACGGCCGATCCCGACGGCCGCGACCGCAACATCGACTGGTACTACAAGTACATGATCGACCGGACCGATACCAACGGCTCCTTCGAGGGCGGCGTGCCCTACTGGGGCAAGTACTTCAAGCACGACGACAACCGCGACATCAACTTCGCGGGCGAGGCCAACCAGAACCTGCTCAAGTGGTATCTGGAGTGGCATCCGCCCATCATCCATGAACTGCACGAGTCTATCTGGTTCATGTACACCTACAGCGGCAACGCGCCGCAGAACACCTTCTTCGACCCCATCCTGTGGGCCGAGCTGCCCTGGTTCGCGAACTTCGAGATGGCCCAGATGACCAAGTACGGGATGCCGGGCGTGTGGACGCACGGCTTCATGGATGGCTGGTCGCCGGGGTACGTGGGCATCATGGCCTCGAACCACAACGGCATGATGAAGATGTACGAGATCATGGGCAACGCGGGCGCAACCACGATGCACCGTTATCTGACGGCTCCGAACCCGGCCGTGAAGGGAGGTCGCGACGCGGGCGGCGATACCAGCAAGCGCGAGTGGTTCCGGCCCACGCCGACCTATCGTGACCTGATGTGGTCGATGCGCAATAACACCAACTACTCGGAGACGGGAGTGCTCTCGGCGTTGCAGATGACGTCGGCGTTCCCCCAGGTGGTCCTCGAGAACTTCTATACGAAGAGCCGCAATTCGATTGAGGCAGGCCAGAAGGACGGCCCGTACGCGTACGTGATGCCGGGCGACCAGACCGATATGACCAAGGTCGCGTGGGTCGTGAATATCCTGCGCTTGCAGGGCATCGAGGTCGGCAGGGCGAAGAGCGAGATCAAGCTGAAGGATGCGACGTATCCTGCGGGTTCGATTGTGGTGAAGCTGAACCAGCCCTATGGGCGGCTGGCGCGCACCCTGCTGAGCAAGCAGGTCGATCCCGACCCGACCCTGACCACGTATGACGACAGCGCGTGGACGATGGGGCTGATGTCGCATACGACCGTGAAGGAGATCGCCGATAAGGCCGTGCTCGATGCGGGGGTGGAGCCGGTGAGTGGCACGATGGCTCCTGTGGGCAAGATCGACAAGGGCGCGGGCGCGGCGGCGTATGCGGTGGTCGATCACGGCTCGCCCAACATGGTGACGCTGCGCTTCGAGCTGAAGGACGTGAAGATGCGCGTGGCCGAAGCGGGCTTCGACTCGGCGGGCGTGAAGGTGCCTGCGGGATCGTTCATCGTGCCTGCGGAGGCTTACGACAAACTGAAGGCAGCGGCTGGTCCATTGGGGCTTGATGCTGTGGCGTTGACCGCAGAGCCGAAGGTCGCGATGCACGAGGCGGGGATGCCGCGCGTCGCGATGTTCAGCACCTGGGGCGGCACGCAGAACGTGGGCTGGGTTCGGTACACCTTCGACCAGTACAAGGTGCCCTACGATCTCATCTTCAAGGAGCAGGTGGATAAAGGCGGCCTGCGCGACAAGTACGACCTCATCGTGATTCCGGATCAGGTGCGTACGGCGAAGGCGCTGGTGGACGATATCCCCAAGGGCAAGACGCCGTTCGCGTATGTGAAGTCGGATAAGTTCAAGTTCCTCGGCGCGTACGGCGAGTCCGAGGATATTACGGGAGGCATGGGCGCGGCGGGTGTGGTGGAGTTGCAGAAGTTCGTGGACAAGGGCGGTGTGCTGGTGACGCTTGGCAACTCCAGCTCGTTTCCCACCGAGTACGGCATCGTGCCGCGCATCGACGCCGGAACGACAACTCCGAAGTTTTACGCGCCGGGGCCGATCGTGGAGGCGGAGATCCTGAAGCCGAACGACCCGATCTTCTACGGCTACACGGCCAAGACGATCCCCGTGCGCTGGGCTAACGGGCCGCTGTTGCGTCTGGAGCCGGAGATGGATAAGTCCGATGTGCTGATGCGCTTTCCCGGTGGTGATAAGGCGGTGTTGAGCGGGCTAATGAACGGTGCGGATGAGATTAAGGGACGGGCCGCGGTGGTGAAGACGGCGGTGGGCGAGGGTGAGGTCGTGATGTTTACGACGAACCCGGTCTGGCGCTGGCAGAACATCGGCGAATTCCGGATGATGTTCAACACGATCCTGAATTATAAAAATCTGGCCACACCATAA
- a CDS encoding M13 family metallopeptidase, giving the protein MNQVTTRIAAILTGLAITTSTSAFAQQPASAIPTSVPQTYLPTPSFDSSSLDATADPCNDFYKFACGNYAANHPIPADQAGANAFYQLYNVNTQELSGILTKAAAGGDTRSPEEQKIGDFYKACMDTDAIEQRGLAPIQDLLKEIDSTSLRRLPTTIGHLQRMGITVFFSYGEQQDFKDASKQIASIDQGGLGMPEKDYYLRTGAKDEQFRKDYVEHVAKMLTLGGSTPQQAAKDAAAIMTLETEMAKASMGVTERRDPDKIYHIVPVATMDKLLPFGMYEQFEDAAHSPRVAELNDASPDFIVRTVALARSTDIATLRAYMRYHLLSAVATNLPKRFDDENFSFYATKLTGTQSHAPRWKRCSGRVDAAVGEALGKVYVQQYFAGDSKAKTLQMVHDIEAAMDHDLDQLDWMSPETKVKAKEKLHLVANKIGYPDKFRDYTTLAVKPDDPVGNQLRAAAFESDRELARIGKPVDPNEWDMTPPTVNAYYNSSMNDINFPAGILQPSFYDPKVDDAVNYGHIGAIIGHELTHGFDDEGKKFDGHGNLADWWTPEDTKQFEAKTGCLADEYSSFTAVDDVHVNGRLTLGENTADNGGLVLAYMAYLDRAAKQNVDLTAKIDGYTPAQRFYIGYAQNYCANERPDAVRAQVLTDPHSPPRFRANGAIVNQPGFSAAFSCKKGTPMVPVQSCRVW; this is encoded by the coding sequence ATGAATCAAGTCACAACACGCATCGCCGCCATCCTCACCGGATTGGCCATCACCACGTCAACATCGGCGTTTGCCCAGCAGCCCGCGTCCGCCATCCCCACCTCTGTCCCGCAGACCTACCTCCCCACCCCCAGCTTTGACAGCTCCTCGCTCGACGCCACCGCCGATCCCTGCAACGACTTCTACAAGTTTGCCTGCGGCAACTACGCCGCCAACCACCCCATCCCCGCCGACCAGGCCGGGGCCAACGCCTTCTACCAGCTCTACAACGTCAATACCCAGGAGCTGAGCGGCATCCTGACCAAGGCCGCCGCCGGAGGAGACACCCGCTCGCCGGAGGAGCAGAAGATCGGCGACTTCTACAAAGCCTGCATGGACACCGATGCCATCGAGCAGCGCGGCCTCGCACCCATCCAGGATCTGCTCAAGGAGATCGACTCCACCAGCCTGCGCCGTCTGCCCACCACCATCGGCCACCTGCAGCGCATGGGCATCACGGTCTTCTTCAGCTATGGCGAGCAGCAGGACTTCAAGGACGCCTCCAAGCAGATCGCCAGCATCGACCAGGGCGGCCTGGGAATGCCCGAGAAGGACTATTACCTGCGCACCGGAGCCAAGGACGAGCAGTTCCGCAAGGACTACGTCGAACACGTGGCCAAGATGCTGACGCTCGGGGGCAGTACGCCCCAACAGGCGGCCAAAGACGCCGCCGCTATCATGACCCTCGAGACCGAGATGGCCAAGGCCAGCATGGGCGTCACCGAGCGCCGCGACCCGGATAAGATCTACCACATCGTTCCCGTGGCCACGATGGATAAGCTGCTCCCCTTCGGCATGTACGAACAGTTCGAGGATGCTGCGCACTCGCCCCGCGTCGCCGAGCTGAACGATGCCAGTCCCGACTTCATCGTGCGCACCGTCGCGCTCGCCCGCTCCACCGATATCGCCACGCTGCGCGCCTACATGCGCTACCACCTGCTCTCCGCCGTTGCGACCAACCTGCCTAAGCGTTTCGACGACGAGAACTTCTCGTTCTACGCCACCAAGCTTACCGGCACGCAGTCCCATGCGCCGCGATGGAAGCGTTGCAGCGGCCGCGTCGATGCGGCTGTCGGCGAGGCGCTGGGCAAGGTCTACGTGCAGCAGTACTTCGCCGGAGACAGCAAGGCCAAGACGCTCCAGATGGTCCATGACATTGAGGCAGCGATGGATCACGACCTCGACCAGCTCGACTGGATGAGCCCCGAGACCAAAGTCAAAGCCAAGGAGAAGCTCCACCTCGTCGCCAACAAGATCGGCTACCCGGACAAGTTCCGCGACTACACCACGCTTGCCGTAAAGCCCGATGATCCCGTCGGCAATCAGCTCCGCGCCGCAGCCTTCGAGAGCGACCGTGAGCTCGCCCGTATCGGCAAACCGGTCGACCCCAACGAGTGGGATATGACCCCGCCCACGGTCAACGCCTACTACAACTCCAGCATGAACGACATCAACTTCCCTGCCGGAATCTTGCAGCCCTCGTTCTACGATCCCAAGGTCGATGACGCGGTCAACTATGGGCACATCGGCGCGATCATCGGCCACGAGCTGACGCACGGCTTCGATGACGAGGGCAAAAAGTTCGATGGGCACGGCAATCTCGCCGACTGGTGGACGCCCGAAGATACGAAGCAGTTCGAGGCCAAGACCGGCTGCCTGGCCGATGAGTACAGCAGCTTCACCGCGGTCGATGACGTACACGTCAACGGCCGTCTGACGCTGGGCGAGAACACCGCCGACAACGGTGGGCTGGTGCTCGCGTACATGGCCTATCTCGACCGTGCTGCCAAGCAGAATGTCGATCTGACCGCGAAGATCGACGGCTACACTCCGGCGCAGCGCTTCTACATCGGCTACGCACAGAACTACTGCGCCAACGAGCGGCCCGACGCGGTGCGCGCGCAGGTGCTCACCGATCCGCACTCGCCGCCGCGATTCCGTGCCAACGGAGCCATCGTCAACCAGCCGGGCTTCTCCGCCGCCTTCAGCTGCAAGAAGGGCACCCCCATGGTACCCGTCCAAAGCTGCCGCGTCTGGTAG
- a CDS encoding M20/M25/M40 family metallo-hydrolase, producing the protein MKLNMLLFGLLAATPAAMLAQTTPLEAGKAYTAAHKQELTKQFEEFLSMPNVAADPAGLKKNAEFLKAQLEKRGFEARLLTAPGLPEGTPYSVWGEMKTPGAKRTIVLYAHYDGQPVTPSEWENGKPFTPVEKMVDGQLRVYARSAGDDKDSIFAQLTAYDALKAAGIPLKANIRFVWEGEEENGSTHFAKILASNHDLVTGDVWLFCDGPTDQTGKPIIAFGTRGDAHLQVTIFGPHRALHSGHYGNWAPNPALALVQLLAGMKDGNGKVLIPHFYDGMVPMGPLDLKAMAEAPVNDNALRKELWLGRTDGGGKHLIEMITYPSLNINGISSGQTGPAAANVIPISATANLDMRLPLGIDWKVEQDRVIDYVKSQGYYVTATKPTQDELLSHPHVAWIERNQGENAARTPLDTPIAVDVVRAVNSTHGPAVLVPTSGATGPEDAMEKATGSKVIHVSMANHDDNQHAANENLVMQNLWDGVDMMAALIAMP; encoded by the coding sequence ATGAAACTAAATATGTTACTTTTTGGTCTGCTGGCAGCAACTCCAGCCGCGATGCTGGCGCAGACGACTCCCCTTGAAGCCGGCAAAGCCTATACCGCCGCGCATAAGCAGGAGCTGACGAAGCAGTTCGAGGAGTTTCTCTCGATGCCGAATGTGGCGGCCGATCCGGCGGGCTTGAAGAAGAACGCGGAGTTCCTTAAGGCGCAGCTCGAGAAGCGCGGGTTCGAGGCGCGGTTGCTGACGGCTCCGGGGCTTCCGGAGGGTACGCCTTATTCCGTCTGGGGCGAGATGAAGACGCCGGGAGCCAAGCGGACGATCGTGCTCTACGCGCACTACGACGGCCAGCCCGTGACGCCCTCCGAGTGGGAGAACGGCAAGCCCTTTACGCCGGTGGAGAAGATGGTCGATGGGCAGTTGCGGGTGTATGCGCGCAGCGCCGGTGACGACAAGGATTCCATCTTTGCGCAGCTTACGGCTTACGATGCGTTGAAGGCGGCGGGCATTCCGTTGAAGGCCAACATCCGCTTCGTGTGGGAGGGTGAGGAGGAGAACGGCTCGACGCACTTCGCGAAGATACTGGCGTCGAACCACGATCTTGTGACGGGCGACGTGTGGTTGTTCTGCGATGGTCCCACGGACCAGACGGGCAAGCCCATCATCGCGTTCGGCACGCGTGGCGATGCGCACTTGCAGGTGACGATCTTCGGGCCGCACCGCGCGTTGCACAGCGGTCACTACGGCAACTGGGCTCCGAACCCCGCGCTGGCTCTGGTGCAGCTTCTGGCCGGTATGAAGGACGGTAACGGCAAGGTACTGATCCCGCACTTTTACGACGGCATGGTGCCGATGGGGCCGCTCGATCTAAAGGCGATGGCGGAGGCTCCGGTGAACGACAATGCACTGCGCAAGGAGTTATGGCTGGGCCGCACGGATGGCGGCGGCAAGCACCTGATCGAGATGATTACGTACCCTTCGTTGAACATCAACGGTATCTCCTCGGGCCAGACAGGGCCTGCCGCCGCGAATGTGATTCCGATCTCGGCCACGGCGAACCTGGATATGCGGCTGCCGCTGGGGATCGACTGGAAGGTGGAGCAGGACCGGGTGATCGACTATGTGAAGTCGCAGGGTTACTACGTGACCGCGACGAAGCCCACGCAGGATGAGCTGCTGAGCCATCCGCATGTGGCGTGGATCGAGCGTAACCAGGGCGAGAACGCAGCACGGACGCCACTGGATACGCCGATTGCGGTGGATGTGGTGCGGGCGGTGAACAGCACGCACGGGCCTGCGGTGCTGGTGCCGACCTCCGGCGCTACTGGACCGGAAGACGCGATGGAGAAGGCTACCGGCAGCAAGGTGATCCACGTGTCGATGGCGAACCATGACGACAATCAGCACGCGGCGAATGAGAATCTGGTGATGCAGAATCTCTGGGATGGCGTGGATATGATGGCCGCGTTGATCGCTATGCCTTGA
- the panE gene encoding 2-dehydropantoate 2-reductase — translation MRILVIGAGATGGYFGGRLTQAGRDVTFLVRGATAERLRRDGLHIVSPFHGDATVQPKIVTAAEITGPYDLIVLSVKAYGLAAAIEDFAPAVGPETMILPFLNGMHHLDLLAARFGEQPVIGGVCLVSSALGKEGEIVQFNPTQKITYGERDGELTERVQALDRAMQGAGFEAKLSGQIMQDMWEKWVQLASLGASNSLMRGSIGEIVAVPHGAEITLQILTECSAIAAACGYAPRAAMIAQASSLLTTPGSPLTASMYRDLSSGSRVEVDQILGDLLRRGREHEVKAPLLQAAFTNLSIYQSHLS, via the coding sequence ATGCGAATTCTGGTAATCGGAGCCGGAGCCACCGGCGGCTACTTTGGAGGCCGCCTGACGCAGGCTGGCCGTGACGTCACCTTCCTGGTCCGCGGCGCGACCGCCGAACGCCTGCGCCGCGACGGCCTGCACATCGTCAGCCCCTTCCACGGCGACGCCACCGTGCAGCCGAAGATCGTCACCGCCGCTGAGATCACCGGCCCCTACGACCTCATCGTGCTCAGCGTCAAAGCCTACGGGCTGGCGGCGGCCATCGAGGACTTCGCCCCCGCCGTCGGCCCCGAGACGATGATCCTGCCGTTCCTCAACGGGATGCACCACCTCGACCTGCTGGCCGCGCGCTTCGGCGAGCAGCCCGTTATCGGCGGCGTCTGTCTGGTCTCGAGCGCGCTCGGCAAAGAGGGCGAGATCGTACAGTTCAACCCAACGCAGAAGATCACCTACGGTGAGCGCGATGGCGAGCTGACGGAGCGCGTGCAGGCGCTCGACCGCGCGATGCAGGGCGCTGGCTTTGAGGCGAAGCTCTCCGGCCAGATCATGCAGGATATGTGGGAGAAGTGGGTGCAGCTCGCCAGCCTGGGGGCCTCGAACAGCCTGATGCGGGGCAGCATCGGCGAGATCGTGGCGGTCCCGCATGGGGCCGAGATCACCTTGCAGATCCTGACGGAGTGCAGCGCCATCGCCGCGGCCTGCGGGTATGCGCCGCGCGCGGCCATGATCGCGCAGGCCAGCAGCCTGCTGACGACGCCGGGCTCGCCGCTGACGGCTTCGATGTACCGCGACCTGAGCAGCGGCAGCCGGGTTGAGGTGGATCAGATTCTTGGCGACCTGTTGCGGCGTGGGCGCGAGCACGAGGTCAAAGCGCCGTTGCTGCAAGCGGCCTTTACCAACCTCAGCATCTACCAGAGCCACCTGTCATAA
- a CDS encoding M20/M25/M40 family metallo-hydrolase, with amino-acid sequence MLKSASASLLVLAALGSYARAQSTTTAPTPTETAMTKAIDAEAPAAAALLEKIVDINSGTMNLPGVVKVKDVLEPELQALGFKTRWVPMDQEVARAGHLLATHACPAGTGKCGRKLLLIGHMDTVFEPNSTFQKYSIVPGTNGRVATGPGVSDMKGGLIVMLSALKAMKAAGVLDQSEMTIVLSGDEERHGTPTSVSRRDMIDAGKRNDYAFEFENATRIGGVDGKDSVRIGRRSAISWKLEVTGKTGHSSGIFNEGMGFGAIYEMARILDQFRSELREPGLTYNVGLVLGGATAERNSTETGGTATGKVNIIPPTALADGDIRTLNDEQTVRVKGRMEKIVRDHLAGTSARIEFEDLYPAMAVTPGSEALLAKLQGVNQTLGVPKEEILDPIQGGAGDIAFVAPYLPGLVGTGADGAGAHAEGETVYLDSLPLQAKRMAILMYRLGQEK; translated from the coding sequence ATGTTGAAATCTGCCTCCGCTTCGCTGCTGGTTCTTGCCGCGCTCGGCTCGTACGCGCGCGCCCAATCCACCACCACCGCTCCCACGCCCACCGAGACGGCCATGACCAAGGCCATCGACGCCGAAGCCCCCGCCGCTGCGGCGCTGCTCGAGAAGATCGTGGATATCAACAGCGGCACCATGAACTTGCCCGGCGTGGTGAAGGTGAAGGACGTGCTCGAACCGGAGCTGCAGGCGCTCGGTTTCAAGACGCGTTGGGTTCCGATGGACCAGGAGGTAGCTCGCGCCGGGCACCTGCTGGCCACGCACGCCTGCCCCGCCGGAACCGGCAAGTGCGGCAGGAAGCTGCTGCTGATCGGCCACATGGACACGGTCTTCGAGCCGAACTCGACCTTCCAGAAGTACTCGATTGTGCCGGGCACGAATGGCCGCGTGGCCACGGGGCCGGGCGTGAGCGATATGAAGGGAGGGCTGATCGTGATGCTGAGCGCGCTGAAGGCCATGAAGGCCGCGGGCGTGCTCGACCAGAGCGAGATGACCATTGTGCTGAGCGGCGATGAGGAGCGCCACGGCACCCCGACCAGCGTGAGCCGCCGCGACATGATCGATGCGGGCAAGCGCAACGACTACGCCTTCGAGTTCGAGAACGCGACGCGCATCGGCGGCGTGGACGGCAAGGATTCGGTACGGATCGGGCGGCGCAGCGCAATTTCGTGGAAGCTGGAGGTGACGGGCAAGACCGGCCACTCCTCAGGCATCTTCAATGAGGGTATGGGCTTTGGCGCGATTTACGAGATGGCGCGGATTCTGGACCAGTTCCGCAGCGAGCTGCGCGAACCGGGACTGACCTATAACGTGGGCCTGGTGCTGGGCGGCGCGACTGCGGAGCGCAACTCCACCGAGACGGGCGGCACCGCGACGGGCAAGGTCAATATCATTCCGCCGACGGCGCTGGCGGACGGTGACATCCGCACGCTGAACGATGAGCAAACGGTACGAGTGAAGGGCAGGATGGAGAAGATCGTCCGCGATCATCTGGCGGGAACGAGTGCTCGGATTGAATTTGAAGATCTGTATCCGGCGATGGCGGTGACGCCGGGGTCGGAGGCTCTGCTGGCCAAGCTACAGGGTGTAAACCAGACGCTGGGCGTGCCGAAGGAGGAGATTCTGGACCCGATTCAGGGCGGCGCGGGGGATATTGCGTTTGTGGCTCCGTACCTGCCGGGACTGGTAGGTACGGGCGCGGATGGCGCGGGTGCTCACGCGGAGGGGGAGACGGTTTATCTGGACTCGCTGCCGTTGCAGGCGAAGAGAATGGCGATCCTGATGTATCGGCTCGGACAAGAGAAGTAA